Within the Glycine soja cultivar W05 chromosome 3, ASM419377v2, whole genome shotgun sequence genome, the region CCTTGTTGCATTGGATTTTGCTCATATCCAAGGCTGTTTGAGGAAGAGCAGGAAAACGCTGCTTCAAGGAGAGTAGAAGGCTTTCTGCTCTTTCTACAAGTGTTTCCATTTTATCTCCCTCAACAATCAGATCCTTGAAGATTTCccatgatgatcttgaactggATCTTGTAGTGCGACCTGTAGTAGTAGGCCTTGAGTTCATCTTTTTTCGCCAAATATAAATGGAAGCCTCTACTCTGTTGGCAATCTCTATGGCTTGATGTTCAGATGATAAATTAAGGCAAGATAGCAAACACTCAGGAGAAAAATTGTCTGTTGTAATATATCTGTAAATGACATCCCCCAAGCTGGCTCTTGCAGTCTGAAAGAAAAGAAGGATTGGAACACAAGTTTTAATAGGGAGTTCGGAAGAACTAATGCACATTTGGGTTTATGAAAGTAATTTATaaactctttttaatttatttcaataacaATAAGTTGTATAGTTAAGTCTATCAGGATAACAACTTATTTCAATAAGTTTCACAATTAACATTATGATATAAGCACTCACATGATAAGTTTACTAAAAGGTgcttaattaaattgtttaactATTGGAATGTCTTAAGGAAGCAGCTTGAGTATATTGTTCTATGTCTTATTGATCtgtatcttttgattttaacaGATTACAATTCTGTTAGACTGAGTCTTTGTAAAGTTTTATTCTTTGGGTCAAAATTCGTGTCCCTCTAATAAGAGCTTCATCtttgcttttcaaaaaaaaattgcttaacCAATGCACATATGTCATTAGTATCTCATGATGTTTGAAAAGATAGGAAATGGGCATtcatattatttcaaaataagttttttcagCTTATTTCAGTAAGTTTCTCAATTAATATGATATAAGCCCTCAGTAcatgataagtttattaaaaagGTGTTTAACTAAATTGTTTAACCAAATGCACATATGTCATTACTAATTAGCATCTCATGATGTTTGAAAGAATAGGGAATGGACATTCATATTATACCTTTGGAAGAGATTCCAAGTATGTATCAGGGATCTCCATGTCAGCTAAAGTAATGCTGTTAATTGCCATTGCAGCTTTTAATATCTGCTTTGTACTATCCCTTTTGTGCATCAACTGCTTTCTGGAATCTTCATGGAGACCAGAAGGAGGGACTTGAGGTACAGGGAGCCACCATTTCTCTTCTAGCCGCTGAAGAGCTTGGCGGAACGAAGATGAACCATCTGCATCTGGGGCAAGAACCCCTTGGTCAACATACCTAAACTCCGGATCAACAAAACTATCCAGAATTTCCTTTGGAAAGAAGAGAGAATGTTTAGTATGTGCTATTTCTTGAAACTGGACTAATGTACACTGAATGGTGTAAAATCTTACCAGAAGCATGTTATCTAATTTCCTCAAAGCTGGCAGGTTGACATAAAGATCTGACCTAGGTCTAGTGGTCATGACCTGATTCACATGTGAAAAGAAACATTATTAAACATTAAGAACTATCTATATGTACTTTATTTGGTATGAAGTTTAATCAAtctaaaaagaagaaagcatgGATATTAGATTGATcttattacttatatatatactgCAAGAGTCAGACCCTGCAGATATTGCATTGTGCTAGCAATGCATGTTCATGATGATGACTATCTTACAGTTAAAGGGTGGAGCACATTTTTAACACATACATGTAAATCTAATCaaacacttgaaaaaaaatcatgatcgAGTACCTTACTCAGCTAGATGATatcaatttgtattttaaattttatgcttttgttttcaaaacagACGTATCATCTagcaaaaattactaaaaagctttcaactttAATTTGCAATCCTAAAATTTCATGATTATATCTAACTGACATTACAATATTAATCAAACGAATGCCAGACAATTCAGCTATTCACAAACCATAGGGAAAACTGAAGAgggatttttattttcttctgaaAATCTTGTGCTTCAAATGCCAAATGAGAAGTTATCTCAAAAGGGTTGAAGGCCAAAAGGagcacatatttataattaaacaaagcATGCATCATACAGCTACATAAATGCACATTCACATTGTTCATGAAGCTGTACTTGTACCTCAAGTTTGCTTCCATCTGGAAATGTTTGCCATGTAGGCTTCAATTCAACAATATAATCACTGACACTAAGAAGACACTCCATCTCTCGTCGCCACATTGCTTTCTTTTCTGGTGCCAGTGGCTCCAATCTCCAAAGTTGCCCAAAGAGGGTGGCTACAGATTCAGAAAATGTTTGGACAACAATCAGAACATCAGATTTAGGAGCAAGAATTGcagtaattataatttttcactaAATGAAACCTGCATCAAGAAACTGCTTCATGGGTACATACCACATAGATTAGTGATGGCATTGGATATAGTCAAGGCTGCAGGGACTCCATTTCCACTACCTGACATATCTTCTCCAAGTAACAATTTTGCAAACCTTTCCTTCATCAATTCATGCTCTAGCACTGAGAACCAAAATCATATTAGAGAACATACTATGTTGATATTATAAGCCAGGAGCCCCAATTGTAGAAATTAAACATAGATTATGTAAATCCCAAGGAGTTGGTCAGGTAGAGCAAAACCAAGTCTCACATGTGACAAGTCACAGGTTtgagtctcattttttttataaagattatGATGTGTAAATGCATTACAATAGGACCTTGACATTCCAACAACGTTGGCACCCCAAGACCTATCAATCATTAGCAGcgcacaaaatttattataaagagagaaaaaatgagaACAATTAACAACATGGGGAACTAGgccaaaaattatgttaaaccAAAAAGAAAGGCATAGATTATGTACATAAGCACATTGAATTTGAATACCTGACATTGATAACCCAGATACTTGCTCCTCAAAATTCTCATTACACAAGTCCTTTTTCTCTGCATCTTCACTTCCACGTGGACTTGTACTATTAGATGCAGACATTTCCTGAAACCCCATTGAAGTTGATGAAGATGTATCTTCTGCACTACCTTGACTCTGACCATCAAATTCTGTCATCTCAGATAAAAGAATTTCAGAGTTGGAACTTCTCTCTCCACCCTTTTCTTTAATCAAATCAGCAAAACTCTCATCATTGCAACCACTTTCACATTCTATGCTTCCTTCAACACCTTCACTCTTATAATCAATCAAAGCCTCATCTTCCATTGCTGCTTTCCCTCCTACACAAAACCTGCCGCAGGCTAGAAAacggtgttgttgttgtttgttgttACCATGCCAACATGTGAAGTCCTTCTCTTGCAAGACCCTTTTGAAAGTTGTGAAAACTTTGGCGAGGCTGGGACACCTAGaacatcaaaatgaagaaaaaaaaagggttggATTAATGAGGCACAATATTGCTTCATCAGCAACTGATAATTAATGttaatgttgttgttgtcgAGTTTATGCTCCTTGTTCGGTGAAAGAACCTTTCATAAGTTGTCAACAATGTTTGATAGTGAAGGGTAGATGGATACATTGATGGACCATTTTGTGGGCTATGTATGATTGCTTACTTATACTTGAAGAATGAAGGTGAAGCCAATCATGATTAGTACTGAAGATTGCTCAAAGCACGTGAATATGAGAGAGACAtgagaggaaaaaagaaagaaagaaaaaaaaaaaaaagcattcttGACTTCATTTATTATATAGAACGCTCTCCTTAGACTTCCCATGACAACCTATGTACTAACATTTTGTACTTCTTTTTCTTAGGAAGGAGTAATAACATTGTATtgatcattaatttaattagaatgtaacgcaaaatataaagttttttttatcaaatattttatttttatgttatcgattataataaataattactttaaaaaataaaatatagtagaTGATTCTTAATTAGTTGATCATATAAAACAAGTGTGATGcaaaattaaactctattttGTAATACAAAGCTCATGAAGATTGTCATTTTTAATCGAAGAACATAGAATGAAGACACCTTGAATCTAACTCTAATAAGGATGAAACTGGTTATGATTAGATTCTTAGATAGTATATTCGGAGTGAAGTTTtggaaaacacaattttttttttttactttttaattaagaaaaatgtataacattcctaaatataaacaaaagattaagaggttaaatttatcttaattagtttataattttttattttaaaaacagtcaaattataaaatacatatttattagaaataaaaaaaatacattattttttctttaatcttaAAAACTATACAGTACTTTCAAACATAACTCGCATAATTATTTGAGAAATTCTGTCTTAGGAGTCCCTTTCAAATTTGACCTTACCAATTATTGTTGCACGTCCTTGACGTGTCTCCGATATGCCTCCGCTCCAGTAagtcaattaatttaataaagtcACATCCATTTGTTCTAGATTAATGGTGAATTTAATGTAGAgacaaaaataaagtaaaaaaaaccaTTAGGGTAAGAAATGAAAACTTGTAGTAACGTTTTTATGCTGTAAGAGAATTAAATGAGTGTGTGTGTGGTGGGGGGAAggggttttatttttcatctcaatTCTCACCACCAAGAGTAAGAATTCAATTACAGGATTTGAAGTTTGTAGTTGTAGGCTCTTATGGGCCACAGTGTTTCACTGttttgatgggaacaagggatGTCTTATAAAGGGATGTTTCTGTCTCCTAGTTCCTTACATCACATGGGGAGTTCCAAGAACCAGAAAGACATTTGGCTTTGCCAGAAaagaatttttctaaaattaggGTTTTAAAGGCATAAATCATCAAATTGTCAAGAGGGTACAATCGGAACTGTGCATAGGGCCAGCTAGtagtattattttgtttttgctcCTTTGTCTTCCCTTTATATTGTATGGTTTGTCTAGGGATTGAAGTTCTGCTTTTGAGTGTCATGGCAGTGTGGCACAAATGAccaatatttatttacaaaaatgtgtttatttcagtttttaaaataattacaagtAAAAaagatacttttaaaaaaatagtaaatattttgaatagcTTTTCATAGAAATCAACATTTGATCATGGCAGTGTGGCACACAAATGACCAATGTTTGACCATGGCATAAACGTTATCGAGGtatatttcagtttttaaaataattaaaaacttcgTATCCCATTGTtcagaggctgtttccggattcgaatccatgaccaacaagtcaccaaggcacaactttaccgctgcaccagggctcgccctcagtttttaaaataattaaaaataaaaaattgaaaatagtaaatattttgaatagtttTTCATAGAAATCAATATTTGACCATGGGATAAACGTTATCGAACTACAttactttcttaaaaaaaaatgcgtTTATTTcagcttttaaaataattaaaagtaaaaaatagtaaatattttgaatagcTCTTCAGAGAAATCAATGTTTGACCATGGCTGTGTGGCACAAATAACCAATAGTTGACCATGGCATAAACGATACCGaactacattattttttttaaaaaaaatatgcatctatttcagtttttaaaataattaaagtaaaaaaaaattaaaagtatagcAAATGTTTTAAATAGCTTTTCATAGAAATCaattacctttttttaaaataaaaaagaagaagaagaagaagtgatTTTGTAATTGTAAACAAGCATacattaatttctattttttacaaatatccttaacaaataatcaataaattatttcacatccaaaacacattttttttaatctagattAAACGAGCAATTTAAAGAAAAAGCGACATAAAAAGACTTATGTAATCTGTACGAGATGATAACTTCAATGTTAATGTTGTCACTCtaagaaaatatattgaacGAAAATCatttaaacatacatatataagcaaggtcatatatttttttggtaggcAGACAAAGGAAGGTACATTTTTAActtgaaaagaagaagaaaaatgattttctaaTCATATAGAATTTGCAGTTGAGatctgataaataaataaataaataaaaccataataaacataatttctGACTTACCTTATACGGCTTTGCCTAGTCTCAACAAAACTGACACTTTTTTTCCCTTCGGTCATAATGCTGGTTGTTCCAACAGAATTAGCAGAGCCGAAAAGCTTTCTACCAAAGGCCAACACAACAACTAGGGTTGGTGTAAATTACTAAAAATTTGAGAAACTTGAGAGGGAAAAGGAATCAGAAAAGCTTgaaactaagttttttttttctctctttcataagCATCATTTAAAGTTTGGTCAAGAAAGTCCTGCTTCagtttcatttaataaattaataaatatttattgtttcatTTAATAAGTACTGACTTCTTTATGTAGATGCTTTAAATGAAACGATTATTAATTGACGTTTATTTATtacttcattttaaaataaacattttttattctattaaatGTGCAAGTTGTTAAAACTTCAATTCAATATTTAGTAGttttaatgatattaatattaaaaataaatagtaatttgtacatatttttt harbors:
- the LOC114406228 gene encoding rop guanine nucleotide exchange factor 7-like isoform X2 encodes the protein MYPSTLHYQTLLTTYERCPSLAKVFTTFKRVLQEKDFTCWHGNNKQQQHRFLACGRFCVGGKAAMEDEALIDYKSEGVEGSIECESGCNDESFADLIKEKGGERSSNSEILLSEMTEFDGQSQGSAEDTSSSTSMGFQEMSASNSTSPRGSEDAEKKDLCNENFEEQVSGLSMSVLEHELMKERFAKLLLGEDMSGSGNGVPAALTISNAITNLCATLFGQLWRLEPLAPEKKAMWRREMECLLSVSDYIVELKPTWQTFPDGSKLEVMTTRPRSDLYVNLPALRKLDNMLLEILDSFVDPEFRYVDQGVLAPDADGSSSFRQALQRLEEKWWLPVPQVPPSGLHEDSRKQLMHKRDSTKQILKAAMAINSITLADMEIPDTYLESLPKTARASLGDVIYRYITTDNFSPECLLSCLNLSSEHQAIEIANRVEASIYIWRKKMNSRPTTTGRTTRSSSRSSWEIFKDLIVEGDKMETLVERAESLLLSLKQRFPALPQTALDMSKIQCNKDVGKSILESYSRVLESLASNIVARIDDVLYVDDLTKHSDGVIAHTTISIPHSMSGQSTPPPSYKSSLGTPNFSPARCVSPAKGSKSPFINSSNLPQRGVGVSKVLTHFGGIERKEKFVPTLKTFDEVPFRTFDETDMESSDCTEEDVKLNVLDRAWLE
- the LOC114406228 gene encoding rop guanine nucleotide exchange factor 7-like isoform X1 → MYPSTLHYQTLLTTYERCPSLAKVFTTFKRVLQEKDFTCWHGNNKQQQHRFLACGRFCVGGKAAMEDEALIDYKSEGVEGSIECESGCNDESFADLIKEKGGERSSNSEILLSEMTEFDGQSQGSAEDTSSSTSMGFQEMSASNSTSPRGSEDAEKKDLCNENFEEQVSGLSMSVLEHELMKERFAKLLLGEDMSGSGNGVPAALTISNAITNLCATLFGQLWRLEPLAPEKKAMWRREMECLLSVSDYIVELKPTWQTFPDGSKLEVMTTRPRSDLYVNLPALRKLDNMLLVRFYTIQCTLVQFQEIAHTKHSLFFPKEILDSFVDPEFRYVDQGVLAPDADGSSSFRQALQRLEEKWWLPVPQVPPSGLHEDSRKQLMHKRDSTKQILKAAMAINSITLADMEIPDTYLESLPKTARASLGDVIYRYITTDNFSPECLLSCLNLSSEHQAIEIANRVEASIYIWRKKMNSRPTTTGRTTRSSSRSSWEIFKDLIVEGDKMETLVERAESLLLSLKQRFPALPQTALDMSKIQCNKDVGKSILESYSRVLESLASNIVARIDDVLYVDDLTKHSDGVIAHTTISIPHSMSGQSTPPPSYKSSLGTPNFSPARCVSPAKGSKSPFINSSNLPQRGVGVSKVLTHFGGIERKEKFVPTLKTFDEVPFRTFDETDMESSDCTEEDVKLNVLDRAWLE